Part of the Mya arenaria isolate MELC-2E11 chromosome 8, ASM2691426v1 genome, CCTGGTTCTTTAGCGATCACCTGTCTGCGAGACCTCCATTAAACGTCCCTGCCGGAAGACGAACAGCAGTTTGTTGAATGGTGCGAGAAGGAAGCCAACCGACGACctctggattgacagtcaagtatattaccactagaccacgaaTCCGCCATTAGTATGGAAACATGAGGGTGAATTAAACGAAATAACAACACATGCGTGTAGCGTTTTAAATTAATCCATAAAATTGATTAAACACgcaaataaaaacgttttattttatgacaggtactgtatatatattgtttgtgatctgcagtatatTGCACATTTAGTGTTCTTTTCGAGAAAAACATACGATCGATAACGTGGAAACGTTTCCAGGTATACGGAGTGTCTATCCTACTTACTTGATATGTGGTATCTTCTAACATCGATCACGTTTTTATTAATGACAAGCATTGGCgattaaataatgtaaacaagCTAATGCACAAtgcaataaacatttattaaacacatCGCATTTGTATTATTCTCCGAAGTTATTAATCTGTTCGCTGAAGGTGTGTTGAAATGGTGTAAAACCAGTAGGCTAAATTGTCTTtacattatgttgttgttttgattaGATTTTAACGCCGAGGGCGTGTTATGTTTAAGGAACATTTACGCAATGTTTCGGACTATCTTCTAAAACTCCccgtttttttgtatatataagcCCTTGTATATATAAGCCCTTGATAAAGTATATCTATAAACAATCGAAACAGACGAGTTAACAAAGTAGAGCCATAAAGGACGACTCGAGATAAGGTACACTGACTTCTTTGTTCCattattgtcttttttgtttattggaTGTACAATTTTAGCAACATTCACCCAAAACATTTAATGTTCATTTACACTTTAAAGATATACGTTTATGTACAGACAAGTGCAGTTGCTTTTTCCTACCCTTTTTGGTTGGAGTGCAAAGAGTTCATGCTACTCAGGTTTGAAAATCGTCTTTGTCATACGTGAtattaaactagtttatcatTCGTTGTATTTCAGAATTGGGCagcaaaaatgataataaacacGCTTTTGGTAATATGTTTGGCTGTATCAACGACGATTGGACAGGATGAATTTAACTATCTCTGTGGCGAGCGACAATTAGACAACGGTGCAGGGTTTAACAACCACCCGTACGAttgtacaaagtatatacaatgtgaaaaagacattcacCACAATGTTATTGCTAGGGTGAGACCGTGTAGTTTTGGAACATTCTTTAGCAAGAGTATACTTAACTGTGCTAGTGCCGAACAAACAGTTTGCGAAAATGATCTTTGTGCTACAGATATGAATggtaaacaaagaaaagccgagGGAAACTGCAGGGGATATTATGTATGTCTGAATGGAAAGTCTGTTGCGAAGTGCTGCCCCTCAGGTCAAAAGTATGATTCAATAAAAGGATGCGTTGCTAATGAAGACAAAGAGTGTACGGATGTTTGTTATAACAGCAAATATGTTACAGAAGCCCCTCTGCCAAGTAACGAAACAGAATCTAACTCTGATTCCGATGTAATAACCACGACAGAGGCTGCCCCTGCGGTTGAATGTGATAAGAGGCCAGTGTTCGGTCACCCAGAGATGTTTCACTGGATCCTGTATGGTGGAGCAATCGTTCAAACCATGAACTGCTCAGCTGGGACCGTCTTCCTGCCTCAGACCTGTAACTGTGGTCATATGGAGGGAACAAGCAATATTAAGGCACCGGAAGTGCTTCTCACATTTACCTAAGACCACAAAGACGTATCTGTCCACCATAATCATGTTGAAAATTACGGTGTTGTAGTCGAAAACGGTGTTGCTAAGTTCAATGGAAACAGCAGCCGTCTTATTATTCCGAGGTTTACCAACATGGATATCGCTAAAACCttcattatcaaaatgaaatacaaatccAACCACCGTGTTATCCCAGCTGGCATGCAGCGAGCTTTGTTCTCAAATTTCGACTGTAAGGTTGAACCATCTTTAATTTCAACGGAGGACCGTCTATATGTACACGCAGCGGTTGGTACGAACGATAATTTTCGGCAAGCAACAAAGCTATACCAAGCGCCATTGAACGCCCGGCTGGAGAAAGAGTTAGTGTACAAGTTCCACAATGAAAAATTGCGCGTAAGTCTTGGAAAAGCTACGACAGAAATCCCAGCAAACGGTCATCTTAGAAACATCCAGTGCGCGCTCCATATCGGGTACGCTGACGGAAGCCTTAATTTTGAGGGTGAAATCAACGAACTTGCCATCTACCTTTGTAACCCTGATATTTAAACCTAACACTATCgtaatttattattgaattaatttatttattttttttgtttttcatttttatcaaacggatttattttaaGCTTAAAAGAGTTCGACTTGtggaatataaatacatgtatgtaattggTTTTATGCTGCATTgatataaaaaaggaaatatgtttTGTACCTTAAGgtaagtacatgtagtatactacaaagttgtttaaaatgaatgtcTCCATTAAAGTTTCCTTCGTCACGGCATATTGTCTATGCATTACTGTTGGTATATAAAGAAACACATACACACGGCCTTAAAagtagaatatatatttaatattttatttttagagcCATATGACTTTACTGCATTGCGAAGCAAAGTGTAAGAAATGACAAATTAATCATGCTGAAACGAATAAGAGGACTTTAATCTATATCTTGACTTTACAATATATCTGATAGCTAATTTCTCCACATTCTTACAGCTATACACTGAAATATGactagaaaaacattttttctgcgTTTTTAAAGTATCTCAGTGTATAATCACAGTATATTTAGCTACTGCAACCCTGTAAAATGATACTGCGAATGCGTCTTTGCTATCACCGACTTAAGGTTGACCATTGATTTAAAAGGATAAGAAAATACTTCTGCGCATGCGTACAATTTTAGTAACAATGGAAGCTCTAAGTCGATGTAGAAATGTTTCATGTTATCAATATTGAGGTGTTTCACATGTTTGTGGGTACAATTCTGTTTACACTGAAGGCTATACATGTGTTGAATGTTGCTGTATAAGGTATTGTATTAGATTTACAAATTGATTGtcaattgaaattgtttgataaaTCTGTTGCAGAAATTGTGTAACTTGGTTGTGAAGTTTGGGGATTTGGAGAACATAGcacaattgaaaacaaaacaaaactgatattatgaaaataaggCACACATCATGTTATGCTGTATGGCGACTTAGGTAGATTTCGACTTAGTACTACTTTTTAGAAACTTATTATAGGATTCAGGTATGAGCTTACTCACAACAACTTCAATTTATCGTCGGTATTGAATAAACTACTTTATAGTGAGTCAATTAGAAATTGTAGGCATTATCTGTGGTTAGTGATGTTAAGCATATTTTTATGAAAGTGGACTaagttttatttgtcaaaaccAAAAGATTTGTTTGTTATATCTTGTTGAAAATTCGCTAAAGGATCAATATAAGATCTCCTGGAATAGTACTGTAAATGAAGTCTCCAAAATGTTACCATTAAAggatttacaaaacaaataataagattggatatttttataatttaattctGGAAATGTTCATCAGGCCGCTCATAAATTTAAGGCTTTGTAATAGTTATTCGCCCGCTGGTCGCTGGCATGGTATCtaaagaaaatgtacttgaatgACATTGGCGATGAATTgcactatttttgaaatgcaCCCACTTTGCAAATGAAAGAAGGAAAAAATTACCagcttttcataaaaataatgttactaTTATATACTACCAAATGATAACGTGTGAGAATGACTGTCAAAAGCTAATCGAAACAAGCAAATTCATAGCTGTTGTATTTAAAACACCAGGTTCATTAGTTGCTGTTttggtattataattatatcctATTATAATATGTAATGTCTACCTCTTTTCGCATGTACAATGTGTTGAGTGTAATAACAGAATGGAagaatatatttgtaatatcgTGTTAAATTACTTTTCTATCGCAAATGCGTTTTCTATAATTGAATGCGAATGTGTCAATTAATTTTGTCAATGCACCAAGTTGGAGaatcaaagttatttttaacaCTAATACTAAtgtgaaaaataacagaaacaagctcgATCAGTAGcaacaagtttaaacattaacccggtttaatggcactgggtacacgccaaagacatagaacataaaaacaaaaaaaatcacaaacaagaaacatggatgAACAgcacaaaatacacaaacagcactatgcatacatactatatatacaaaaataagtatgtttatcaaggattgttaggtaccgccttggcaCGGTATAAGTGTATACCAACAGATGAAAAACGTTGTGTTTTCTCTTGTTCTCTTTGACTAGTAAGACTCTtcaaaaatctttatttcttCTACATCAACCCTTCTTAATCTGATGCACTCTTCTTGTTCTTCGttaagttatgtttttatttcagtttcctTTACTTGAATTCATGTTTGTTGAATTGATGCTTGATTTTTACAAACGATTAAAATTTCCAATATAAGTCATCATTGTCGTCACTTAATAGTTTGTGAAATGTTCCGTTCatcatgaaatcaaaatcttaattaaatcaattaaatgaaCGTTGCTCATTTTTCTGATTAATTGCAGTTTTCATCATTTACATTATATTGTAAGATTGCCAAGAATGTCATTGAAAAAAGAGATCCGTAGTTATTATGTCCCACCCATTAAAATGATTGCAACCAATGACAACACTTGAATATTGAAGAAAAGTTCACGATTTCGATAatgaaatgccattgcactttatacagaaattgtttgaaattgataaacaacagcCATCGTTATAGAGTAAAGTGTTAATTGTAATATCAGGAAAATAGTGATTCccgtttttcaaatatttatttttgaagcatAATTTTCgtacaaaatcaaaacatacgtAAACACATGCTCGAACATAAATAAGATGATATATCATCTgttgaatttaaattaaaccAAATTAAACGTTCTAACTTTTTTATCCGAACTTCCCGTtcaatctctgagagtgcagctttaacccgggtttatgtttaaactttttgctactgagcttgtttctgtagcgtTTCGCATAAATTTAGATGCCAAAACCCTTCAGCGTCTACAAGCCaatcatactgatctctgacaTTTGGAGGGATGAAATACCATGAAGATATTGAAAACTAATTTGGCCAACCCTTTTTAATTGACtataaatcaaaatttgtttatttacacttttgaattattgaatattttattaagtaaatgACGAATAATATAATTTGGTCAcatctatttatataaattggtgcgctgtttaatttagtttgttttgtacattgaattttattatttggaaaataaatgtgttcatCAAAGCTTATGGgacaacaacacatatttgaTAATCTGGCGTAAGAACGACTGTCTACGTCATCGACGATCACAAATGTGTGTGAGGGGCATCGACGATCACAAGTGTGTGTGTGAGGGGCATCGACGATCACAAGTGTGTGTGAGGGGCATCGACGATCACAAGTGTGTGTGAGGGGCATCGACGATCACAAATGTGTGTGAGGGGCATCGACGATCACAAGTGTGTGTGAGGGGCATCGACGATCACAAATGTGTGTGAGGGGCATCGAACTGGAGCCGGTAGCAAAGAAGAAAGCAAAAAGGGTGTATTAATTAAAAGGTTCGTTATCTTAATTCATCTTAATTTATTTCACTCATCATAAATTTAAACCTGTGTTTTGGTCAAGGTAACCCCCACCCCTCtccgaaacaaacaattataaaagatGAAAAGTTTTTGGAATACCCTATTACTAACAATTTCCTTAATAAACTGATATATGACAGTCGCATAGAAGCTTTTGCCGAAAGATCCGCAGGTGACAATGCTCTTTCCTATATGAAAAACTCAAGTCAGGGTATCGAACTACCATAGCAACGTGTCCCGATCGTTTCATAATTAATACAACACAGGGTCCACCTAGTTCTCTGTCATCTTACTCTCGCTTGCGTTAGTGTacgaacgtaaatattaaaaacatgaaagtatGGACACTAAGAAGGTGACAAAACCATTTCAGAAATAATTTGATGCATGAAgaatgtcgaacacatgtgcgATTAAgtgatgataattatatttgctCGTAAAAATGCATCGAACGATTGCACGCACATGTACATAAACAATTTTACTCCTTTTTAAAGTAGAGTTTGAATTGgatacacacatacaaatatttattttgggtATGTTGAGCTGTGCTTTTTCATTAACCACTACAATGTTGTCATATTTTGTATCAGTAACGGAATTGCTTGTGATGCTATGTCGTGTCACGATTTTTGTATCTGTATATAAATAAACGCAGTAAAGGTGTTGAATTTTTGTTGGAATTGGTGTCTATCAGATTCAAGTTCAAgcaatattttctatttatcgTTTTCTCTTAGGCCtagaattttttttgtttggttagggtaatatccttttcaaaaataggtagggtaggtaggcttatatttttttatcaggtttatataagaatgtcctTTTTTATCCTAGCGAGATGTTGTTAAGGttatcttctgtacaagcatttaaggttatacttcatattaaaaaataagttatttttttctttagtttaaaaaaaaaaaaattcaaactgactataaaaacggtagggtcggcgcctatgccgtaggtagggtcgagttacccgaaccaaatgttttttttattgggcCTTACTGAAAGAAGTACGTTGGACGTCGTCTATATGACTCTCAAATTGCATTGAAATGGAAAACCGTGTAACGTTGCCTttactatataaatattcacCTTTCATTCATCATCAAAGAATCACAggtcttaaacattttatttgatttaattacaaacctttaatatatattgtacgcCCCTTTCGTCAATGTGAACCGTGTTTAACAATCGTCATCTGTCAAACAGATACTTGCCAAATCATGCCTTGTATTCCCCCTTCAATATGCACGCGGCCACTGATGACGtcaattaaatggaaaaaagttAACCAGTTAACGAGCATTTATTTTGCGCTTCATTCATTCTGGTGTTTCATATATTAAACGTGTCTTTGCCTGCGgcacttaatgttttgaaatcattgcacaaaacaatatgttaaccAACTCCTAATAAAACGCACTCTTCAGTAAGCAATAAATAccacaagtacatatttggtTTGAATGTTGTCATTCGTGGTTAGAACAATGTTAAATACTTAACGGTTCACGGACCGCAAACGTTGATTTGTGGGctgacaaataaaatacaaatactcTTAATGTCTAGCAGTTAATTGTTTGCTCGTTCTTGTTGTCACTTGTACAGGTCTGATTTGTCTACTTGTATATCCCGCAGTTAACTGTGTTAGTATTAATTATATCACCTCTGTTGTTGGAGGAGGAAATCGAGTCAATGTTATGGCCTTAGCGGAGTTGTCACCGGCTCAGTCAGCGTGTACAATCTTTACGCAAAAAGTCAGATATTCAaacgatttatttttttcaaaatataatatgcacaTATATAGCAATGCACAGAACACTGGCTTTTATAGTTTTGAAATTTGCCCCTTTTTACCTGAACAAACAAAAGAGCGCTAGTGTCTGTAGCGCTCGTGCTAGCACATCCATGCCAATAATCGGACTTGATGATACCGTCTAAGCTAGGTGTGGatttgcaatttttaaaaatatcataccTGCAAATCAGAGATAATGATGTAGGTGTCCGACTTAACTCAAGAGGCCGTGGGTTCGATCCAAACCAGTAGCACTTCTTCATGGCCTCCCAAAAAAGACAATAGTAAGTGGTTTCATCCGAGAAACGGACTCGAGGGAGATTCATATCAACTTTCAGACGTCCTTACAATTGAacttacatgtaaatacattaattGAAACTAGCAGTGTACTTCAAAAGAAATCTGGAGGAGAGATTAAGTACACATACAGCAAACATGTGAAAACAGTAAGACTGACACGTGCAACACTCTCAAAGCGAAATGACGATACAGTATTATTCAATTTACTGCGATTATATACATTCAGAGAATCCAAAGgaacaagaaataaacaacactAGGTCAGTGtgtaccatgtgataaatttcgtcataaatgctacgtcggaaggcacaATTTTGCTtggaatgaagactttaaacaaagataacttcactatttcttcaccattttaaatgaaacatagcacagtctgcGCCGCCAACGGAAACTCCCCCGGGTCTTaaaccagagtttgattgagagattagtttcttaaaacacttcaacaaaccttttcaaaatacggctgtctgacggagcactgtcacacattattttggaaacaggtttgtcgacgtgtttgatgaaactaagcaccttatcaaacttcggtaataaaacgaaggcggtgtagtaaaagaaatgttacctttgatttaagtctttatttaaagctaaatgctgccttccgacataacacatatgacgtaatttatcacatggtttacacacactgtagGCTATTGGTTCACTCAGTCGGAAGATTAGATTTAAGATAAATTCAGAATTATCATTGgggttatttttaaaattttggaagTGACTGtcaaacatgaaacaaatatttcttccaCAAAAACGGCACAATCTATGTCCATGTACATAAACAGTTGCCGAGAAACTAGATCTAACGTCAAACAATCAATTTAGTCCACACTTAAAACGTTTTAGCACACATAAACAGTAAATTCGTCGATTTCTCCTTTAAACGGCGTTATATTTGCGCCATGACCAATTTTGAGTGGGCATGCTATCTTGTTGAAATTTCCTTCAGCAGGGACAGAATTGGATGTATCTCCATTCTTAAGAGTGAATTTCCTATCATGGAACATGTAAAAAACCTCTTTTGTGGATGTTTTCCCGCCTGGTGGAGGAGGACGTTGACGAACATGTGTGTATTTTGACTTGTTTGCATCTGTTTGTAAACCAACACCACTGAAAATGTATTGTACATTTTCGTACATGTAAATGCTTGGCGCTTCGTTGCATCCATAATTCGAGAATATTGACATCAACTGATTCTTGGGGATCGACTCATGGTCCGAACTGTAAATTACCTTTATCACTAAACTCGTTGTTATATCCACgcttgaaaagtttgaaatagtaAGAAAGTTTTCGTATCCGTGGAAAATGGCCTTACCATTTCGTACTGTTACATTGTGATTGATAATTTCATACGCGTTACCGGACTGATCTTTGTGGTCTAGCGTAAACGGTAGGTGGATTATCGGCGAACACATCGTTGTTTGGGTCTTATTGTTAACACTCCGAGTTAGTGCAAGTATTTCAGTTAAATCCACGATGTTAAGGCAATTGCAGACAGcttgtacaaacattgttccTGCCGGACAACTTCGTTCCATAATCCAGTCTCCGCCATAAAGCGTTTGTTTATATATGCCAGGGTTATTAGGTACGGCGCTTTTATCACAGACCGATCCTGCAGCTTGACTAGGGTTAACTCTGCTTACAATAGGCTTTACTTTGAGGCCGCCTGTATCTGAATTGACATCGCCTTTTACTAGTTGGTCTGCAGGTGTTTTTTGATTAATATCCGAAATAACTGAAACACCTGTAAGCATTGTTTCCGTTTGGCTATGAAACGGTAGACTCACTGAATCTCCCACAAAATCAtcaatttgttcatttgtttgattGAACACAATGGTGTCCATACAACGTTGATTACATTTGATGTCAACCGTAGTATTCACACATTCAAGACTTTCATGAAAATACTGCCCAAAAGGACAACACATTGGTATGGACGAACTTCCTCGGCACTCATAGAAACCTCTACaatttccaagtccatttcttCTCTTTCCATCTGGTTGTTGATAACACAAATCATGTTTGCAGACAGTGTCTGTTGCTAAGATACAGGTCAGAACAGTTGGGTTCCAATATGTTCCATAACCACAATCTCTCACAAAGCCAACATACTGACCCTCTTTGTTTTGCATGCACTGGATATATTTGCTACAGTCTGTCGGGTGTTCCTTATACCCTACTCGAAGTTTCATGGTCTCTTCGTCACATACAGCGGTGTACTCTTGACCGGGAGTCACTCTTGCCATCCAAAGTACACACAGGATGTGCACAACAAATGATGGAGCCATCATCTTatagaaactaaaaaaaattatatataagttttacaaaaatgattgttCGGTTTCTTCGAGTATTAACTGGTATTGTAAACGGTTTGATTTACATAAATTCAATATTGGTATACAAGAATgcagaattaaaaaatacatacattaaaaaaataaaaaaaaatatattgattactTCAAAAGGAATACATCTGTGCTAGGGTCAACAATAAAGTATATGATTTGTTAAATTAGAAACTAGGATACGATATCATTGaataataattactttaaaaacTAAAGTTACTTACTCGAATATCGATGTTCCAATGATTTTCGAAAATAACTCACGTTTATATGAGTATTGTTtactatgtttaaaaatgaaaatatatagtttCTTTAGTTGCAAAGTTTCACTCCTTCTTATGAAGTGTCTAGATACCGCCCATTTCAATGatcatatgtgttgtttttttaaatatatttttcttcaaccaaaatcatttaaatccttaaataaacattcatttttttatgtaaaccTCATATGTAAGTGAAATAATTCGTTTAAAATCAAATCAGCAATTTCATCACACATCTAATTAATCTCAATACAAAAATGGTTAATGTTGAAATGCATGCGTTAATGCGTGGTATTTACAATGATTGATATCtatatttttgaattgtttcgatgaaattattttcttaaatatgtttttttaattgtatagaACTCGATaactattgataaaaatgtcaaGATTAAGACACATTGTCATCGAATTTATGGAGTTGAATGTATGTTTGTCTAATTCAGTCATAAAACCATTCTTGTGGTTAATGTATTTACCATCGCCAAAACCAACTTACACCACATGCAAAGAGATTGAATAGATGTGATCAGCGATCATTAATTCGACATTCAAGCatcaaattggaaaaaagaaaaattgtttgaagTCTGAATGCATAAATAAACTCCCAAACTAAAAAGCATCTATCAAAATTATGTCGTCAACCATCAGTTGTGTTTCTGAAGACCTTAGATGATTAGTTCGTTAATTTCCGAAATATATTCCAAGCTCATTAAATGTAACAACACAAAACTATAGTATGCAGGTGCTGTGCTACTTGTTAAATTGTTAGggcttttaaatcaatattctaAACGCAAAATTCGTTTAATCTTCATTCATagtcaaatacaaaataataaaagttttcaGCTCTGCGTTTTAATGATCTAAAGAAGTAGCAGCAGTAACGAGATCATTTAAGTTCTTCATGCTGATTTTGATGATGGGAAAAAATTTTAGGCTTGAGTTTTGTGGTGTTTcaagtttcttgtttgtgatttttgtttttgtgttctatgtccttggcgtttacactgtgccattaaacggtgtttatgtttaaacttttggctactgagcttgtttctgtagtttttcaaataCGGTTTGGGAAAATCAATTCATTCTGGATGGTCTCTGGGAGTGGGGTGTcaagttttcaatatataacacatgtaGTCGTTTTTCATACGTTTGTTGTTAATTACACTCGTAATAATAAAATCGCACGTTATAATGCATTGTAATGGATAATGAAGGGTCATTGTTCTGTGAAACGTATGAAACCGTCTTTGCTCAACAAATCATGCGATCCTTAACAAAGAGTTAAAAACCATAAGTTTACAAAAGTTACTTCCATGTTCTTCAATAAGCATAATGATTTGattcattaatataaatgaaatttttaaTCCCTGATATCTAAAGGTATTTCCCAATATGTTTTTATGGTCCAAAAATggtaaaaagaagaaaaaaagtggATACTAACGAGTGGAGTTCTTGACCTTGTAACTATTTTGGTATTTGTGTCACTTGTTTTCTGGTAGTTTGGCGCTCATGATCCGAATTCCGTCTGATGCTGGACTTTAaagcttaaatatttaatgtgtaTATTTCAATAGATGTAGGTGAACGTTTGACAATGAATCCTCGTGAAAATTGAATTTCTATGTTATTTAATTTGCCGGTCCTAAGCGGTACCTCAATTGTGCATAGACGTGTTTTTTCATTAGTTTTCCATTGATTTTTTCCCCTGATCTGCCAAGGCGGTTAGCTCGACGTTTAATTACAACGATGAGTTGGTATTGATGTAAAACACCCGACCCTTTCTCGTGTCCTTAGAAGTGTGGTTGTACAAAATGTGTGTGCTGTGGGGTAGGGGGGGTGGgggtgcgtgtgcgtgtgcgtgtgtgtgtgtgtgtaatatGTACGCTTAAGGGCATTCCATAGtacaaaagtgggtggggaaggcaacaaattaaaatgtttaaaagtttatattttatttatttttgaggatcatttttttttgtagtaaaacatacattcttcGCGACATGTTTTGCGTTAAGAAGATGTTGACCGACTTTaacgaaaaatatttaatcagattttggatcaaaaagcatttgcataaTTTCGACAATAAAggtttatttttgtcaaaaatgctCCAGTCTACCCAATAAACAAAGTCGTAGGGTatcttgatgatatattttcaaattagaaagaaaatcaataaaatattgaaaaacagggaataaaaaatcatttccaggttataaacatgaacatgtctTTCTTAAATTACCTGTTATCACCACAAAGCTACAAGCATTTTTAAAGTTAGTGTTGACtatttttaaacgaaaaaaCTTTTGCAAATGCTTTTTATTGGAACTctgataaaaactttttttcgtaaaatttgATTAACTCCTtattacacctacacatgtAAGAAgggatttatgttttatgcttgcttaatattgattaaaactaaataaaaatgatttgtttttatattttggtccttcaaacaACTTTTGCACAGAGGAAGGCcctaagttaaaaaaaacaacactttttcattCCAACGCActcaaatatcaaagatataaaCCTGTTTTGAAACCTCATTTGAAATAAAGCATGTCAATAATAATGATCTCTCCTGCCACTAGCCACTgatgtgtgtttaatttaatattgatttaactgtCAGTAAACTAATTGTGCATACACTTTTAACTGGCATATTGGCAAGTCCGTTCCTGCTCATTGGCAGCGAATTAGTTTCGGT contains:
- the LOC128242504 gene encoding LOW QUALITY PROTEIN: protein PIF-like (The sequence of the model RefSeq protein was modified relative to this genomic sequence to represent the inferred CDS: substituted 1 base at 1 genomic stop codon), coding for MIINTLLVICLAVSTTIGQDEFNYLCGERQLDNGAGFNNHPYDCTKYIQCEKDIHHNVIARVRPCSFGTFFSKSILNCASAEQTVCENDLCATDMNGKQRKAEGNCRGYYVCLNGKSVAKCCPSGQKYDSIKGCVANEDKECTDVCYNSKYVTEAPLPSNETESNSDSDVITTTEAAPAVECDKRPVFGHPEMFHWILYGGAIVQTMNCSAGTVFLPQTCNCGHMEGTSNIKAPEVLLTFTXDHKDVSVHHNHVENYGVVVENGVAKFNGNSSRLIIPRFTNMDIAKTFIIKMKYKSNHRVIPAGMQRALFSNFDCKVEPSLISTEDRLYVHAAVGTNDNFRQATKLYQAPLNARLEKELVYKFHNEKLRVSLGKATTEIPANGHLRNIQCALHIGYADGSLNFEGEINELAIYLCNPDI
- the LOC128242493 gene encoding protein PIF-like — protein: MMAPSFVVHILCVLWMARVTPGQEYTAVCDEETMKLRVGYKEHPTDCSKYIQCMQNKEGQYVGFVRDCGYGTYWNPTVLTCILATDTVCKHDLCYQQPDGKRRNGLGNCRGFYECRGSSSIPMCCPFGQYFHESLECVNTTVDIKCNQRCMDTIVFNQTNEQIDDFVGDSVSLPFHSQTETMLTGVSVISDINQKTPADQLVKGDVNSDTGGLKVKPIVSRVNPSQAAGSVCDKSAVPNNPGIYKQTLYGGDWIMERSCPAGTMFVQAVCNCLNIVDLTEILALTRSVNNKTQTTMCSPIIHLPFTLDHKDQSGNAYEIINHNVTVRNGKAIFHGYENFLTISNFSSVDITTSLVIKVIYSSDHESIPKNQLMSIFSNYGCNEAPSIYMYENVQYIFSGVGLQTDANKSKYTHVRQRPPPPGGKTSTKEVFYMFHDRKFTLKNGDTSNSVPAEGNFNKIACPLKIGHGANITPFKGEIDEFTVYVC